DNA from Aquaspirillum sp. LM1:
CTCAAGCGCATGCTGGGTGTGGACGACTCGCTGGACGTGTTTGGCGTACACGGCGTGGGCGGCATCCTGGGTGCCATGCTGACCGGTGTGTTTGCTGCACCGAGCCTGGGCGGTACCGGGGTCTACGACTACGTGGCCGACAAGGTGGGCGACTACGACATGGCGGCTCAGCTGGTGTCCCAAGCCTGGGGCGTGGGCGTGGCTGTGCTGTGGTCGGCGGTGGTGTCGTTCATCGCCTTCAAGCTGATTGACCTGACCATTGGCCTGCGCGTCAGCGAAGAAGCCGAACGTGAAGGTCTGGACATCACCACTCACGGTGAAACCGCCTACCATCATTAATCAGTAAGCGCGTCTTAGCGTAAACCTGACTCCCCTGAAGGCGCCGTCCGGCGCCTTCTTTTTCGCCCAGAATCTGGAGATTGCCCATGTTGACGCGTTGGGTGACGGGCTTCTTGCGCCCACATAAAACGGATTTGCTTGCCCAGCCGGTACAGGCTGAGTTGCCGTCAGTGGTTTTGCCCGATCCGATGCCGGCGGCACCGCTGGCTGGCATCGGGCGCTGGGGGCGGCGACTGTTGACATCCTCCCCCGCCTAAAGTCGGGGGATTCCTACGGCGCTCATCCCGGCATCGAGCCGGCATAAGTCGCTTCGGCGGGTTCCTGCTGCTGGCGGCATGACTGCACCGCTCACTTCACAGGCGATCCGGGCTGCGGTTTCCCGCCCGGCGGAAGCATCCGCCGTGTCCTGCCCTTCGTCTCGCAATAGTTGCATTCCGCGAGACAGGATGTTGATCGCGCCGACCAGATCGGCGTTTTCCTTAAAACCGCATTCCACACACAGGAACCGGGCTTGCGTCTGGCGGTTATCCGCCGACACATGGCCGCAGCACGGACACGTCCGGCTGGTGTTCTGCGCCGGCACGGTGATGAGATGCCCACCGTTCCACGCCAGCTTGTAGTCCAGTTGGCGGCGGAATTCGGCCCAGCCTTGATCAAGGATGGCTTTGTTCAGGCCGGACTTGGCCCGAACATTTCTTCCCGGTGCATCTGCCGTGCCTGCTGCCGACCTGGACATGTTCCTCACCTGCAAGTCCTCAAGACACACCATCGCGTGGTTTTGGCTGATCGTGGTCGTGGCCTTGTGCAGGAAGTCGCGGCGGGCATTGCCGATGCGGGCGTGAATGCGCTGGACGCGGGTTTTCGCCTTCTTCCAGTTGTGGCTGAATTTGGTCTTGCGGCTCATGGCCTGCTGCGCTTTGCGCAAGCGGGCTTCGTGCCGCCTGAAGCTGTTGAGCGGCGCGTAGAACGCGCCATCCGAGAGCGTGGCGAACCGTGCAATACCCATGTCGATGCCGACTGCACCGCCCTTTGGCATCGGCTGCTCGACCTCGCGTTCGGTCTGGATCGACACGAACCATTTGCCGCAGGACTGGCTCACGGTGATGTTCTTCACCACCCCCAGCACTTCCCGGCTGTTGCGGTAGCGCAGCCAGCCGAGCTTGGGCAGGAAGATTCGGCTGTTGGCCTGGTCGAGCCTGATCTGTTTCGGGTCTGGATAGCGAAAGCTGTCGGACTGGCCCTTCTTCTTGAAACGCGGAAAATCAGCGCGTCTGGCGAAGAAGTTGGTGTAGGCCCGTTCCAGGTCCTTGAGCGTCTGTTGCAGCGGATGAACGGGCGCATCCGCCAGCCATGCTGTCTCCGCGCTGTGGCGCCACTCGGTGAGCAGCTTGCACAGGCCCGCATAGCCCAGTTTCTTCTCTGCACGCTCGTAGCGCGCCTTCTGCAACGCCAATGCCTTGTTGAACACGAAACGGCACGAGCCAGCAAAGCGGCGCATGTCGCGCTGCTGTTCGCCGGTCGGCATCAGTTCGTATTTGTAGGCTTGAAGGCGTTGCATACTGGTTTTATACAACCCACCCCCATCGACGGCAAGGACGGCTACGCCGTCCGCGCCATCCTTCCCCGTCCTGAATGGCGGGGCTTGCCGCGCACCGGGTCAATCTGATTCGCCATGGCCTGAATGCCGAAGCCGCCTACGCCGCCCAGCAGGGTGAGGTTCAGGCACGGATTGGTGCGATGACCGCTGAAATCCAGCGCGGCGCACAGGGCATGCGTGCCGGCAGCCAGCAGGCTGGTCGCCTGCGCCATCAGGCGGAAACCCTGCTGTCGGCCACCGACCAGAGCCTGCACGCCGGGCTGGCCGAGCTGGATGCCCGGCTGGCCGGCAAAGTGGGGCGGATTGGCCAGGGGCTGATGGCGCTGGATGCGCTGCCGGCGGCGGCGCTGCCCGACAGCATTCAGCGCGCCCTGCGCCAGGAAGGTCTGCCCACTGAGCGCTGCGCTGACCGGCTGGCGGCCATTCGCGCCCGTGGCCGCCTGCGGGTGGCCATCGAGCCGGCGTTCAAGGGCCTGTCATTTCGTTTGCGCCCCGGTGAGCCCTTGATCGGGCTGGATGTGGACTACGCCAAGGCCTTTGCCCGTTACCTGGGCGTGGCGCTGGAGTGTGTCGAACACCCGTGGGACCAGTGCACCGAATTGTTGCACGCTGGCCGCCGCCCCGGAGAAGCTGACGCCGACCTGGTGTGGAGCGCGCTACCGCCCAATGCGGCGTATCAGGGCGTGGCGTTTTCCGACAGTTATACCTATCTGGATTTTGTGCTGGTGCGCCGCCATGGCGATCAGCGGATTCAGGATGTGCGCAGTCTGGAGGGCAAGGTGCTGGGGTGCATCAACGATCCGGCAGCCTTTGCCGCGCTGGAAGCCGCCGGCCTGCGCTGGAGCCGCCATGCCGACACGCCACCCGGCACGGTGCGGCTGGCCAATCTGATTGGCTATTCCGACCAGGGGGTGATCCACGATGCCCTGGCCCAGGGCACGGTCGATGCCTTTGCCGCCGACCATCCGATTTTTGCCTGGGCCTGCTACGGCCAGCACAGCCCCTGGCGCGGCCAGCTGGACATCCTGTCTACGCCGCTGTCGCCCCAGCCGTGGTATTACGCCGTTGGCGTGGCGGATGACCCGGCGTCCTATCCGCTGCTGCAGGCGGTGAACCAGTTTTTGCGGGGTTTTCTGCCCAGCCGCGAACGTGAGCAGATCGAAAAAACCTGGCAGTTTGCCGTGCGCCAGGGTCAGGGCAGCTATCGCGACGAAGCCGGGGGCTTGCGCGGCGAGGCGGAGCTGGCGGCGGATTGGGCGCGGCTGGCACAGCAGGGCTGAGCGGGCATCGGGACAGGGCGTTTACTCCATCGCCCCCGGATACATCAGCACGCTCAGGAAGCGGATGGGGCAGCGCAGCAGTTTTTCCGGGCCATGCGGAATATCGCCGCGAAATGTCAGCGCGTCGCCCGGGCTGAGCTGGTAGGTGTTCTGCCCGTGGCGGTATTCGATTTCACCTTCCAGCATATAAATGAATTCGGTGCCGGGGTGTTCGAAGATCGGGAAGGTTTCGGATTCATGGTCAATGGTGATCAGAAACGGTTCAAACACCTTGGTCGGGCCTTGATCGTAGGCGAGCAGATGATAGGTGTGGCCCCGTTTGGTACCCCGGCGCACCACCTCCATGCCTTCGCCTTCCTTGACCAGCTGGGCGCTGCCGTCGCGCACGTCGTAGCCACGAAACAGCGTGGCAATCGACACCCCCAGCGCGCTGGCCAGCCGCGACAGCGTATCCAGGCTGGTGGCGGTCTGGGCGTTTTCGATTTTGGACAGCATGCCCCGGCTGATGCCGGCCAGGGTGGCTACATCGGCGATGGTCAGATCGTGTTTTTGCCGCAAATCGCGGATGGTGTTGCCCAGGTAGCGTTCCAGGCTGTCGGACGGTGACGGGTGCTCGCTCATCGGGGTGCGTTCCTGCGGAAAAGACCGGTCAAGTGTAGCATAGCCCGATTTGTTTCCTTTTGAGAAACAAAGTTGACCATTATGCTGGTGCTGTGCATAATAAGAAAAAATGTTTCTCTGTGTGAATTTTTACGGAGTGCCGCATGTCCCGTTCGCATCGCTATACCTTGTCGCTGTCCTGCCCGGATCGGGTGGGCGTGGTGGCTGCCGTCAGCGGGTTTCTGGCCAGCCACCAGGGCTGGATCACCGAAGCCAACCACCATGCCGACGCCGAGGCGCAACGCTTTTTCATGCGCCAGGAAATCCTGGCCGACTCGCTGCCGTTTGACCTGAGCACCCTGCGTGCCCACTTTGCTCCGATTGCCGCCGAATTCCGCATGGACTGGCGCATCAGCGACAGTGCGCGCAAAAAGCGCGTGGTGCTGCTGGTGTCCAAGCAGGAGCACTGTCTGTATGACCTGCTGGCACGCTGGCAGTCCGGCGATCTGGACATCGACATCCCCTGTGTGATCAGCAACCACGACACCTTCCGCCGCCTGGTGGAATGGCATGGCATCCCGTTTCATCATGTGCCGGTCAGCGCGGACAACAAAACCGCAGCGTATGCCGAGGTGGCGCGGCTGTTTGACGCCGCTGACGGCGATGTGATGGTGCTGGCGCGCTATATGC
Protein-coding regions in this window:
- a CDS encoding RNA-guided endonuclease TnpB family protein — translated: MQRLQAYKYELMPTGEQQRDMRRFAGSCRFVFNKALALQKARYERAEKKLGYAGLCKLLTEWRHSAETAWLADAPVHPLQQTLKDLERAYTNFFARRADFPRFKKKGQSDSFRYPDPKQIRLDQANSRIFLPKLGWLRYRNSREVLGVVKNITVSQSCGKWFVSIQTEREVEQPMPKGGAVGIDMGIARFATLSDGAFYAPLNSFRRHEARLRKAQQAMSRKTKFSHNWKKAKTRVQRIHARIGNARRDFLHKATTTISQNHAMVCLEDLQVRNMSRSAAGTADAPGRNVRAKSGLNKAILDQGWAEFRRQLDYKLAWNGGHLITVPAQNTSRTCPCCGHVSADNRQTQARFLCVECGFKENADLVGAINILSRGMQLLRDEGQDTADASAGRETAARIACEVSGAVMPPAAGTRRSDLCRLDAGMSAVGIPRL
- a CDS encoding ABC transporter substrate-binding protein, whose amino-acid sequence is MAGLAAHRVNLIRHGLNAEAAYAAQQGEVQARIGAMTAEIQRGAQGMRAGSQQAGRLRHQAETLLSATDQSLHAGLAELDARLAGKVGRIGQGLMALDALPAAALPDSIQRALRQEGLPTERCADRLAAIRARGRLRVAIEPAFKGLSFRLRPGEPLIGLDVDYAKAFARYLGVALECVEHPWDQCTELLHAGRRPGEADADLVWSALPPNAAYQGVAFSDSYTYLDFVLVRRHGDQRIQDVRSLEGKVLGCINDPAAFAALEAAGLRWSRHADTPPGTVRLANLIGYSDQGVIHDALAQGTVDAFAADHPIFAWACYGQHSPWRGQLDILSTPLSPQPWYYAVGVADDPASYPLLQAVNQFLRGFLPSREREQIEKTWQFAVRQGQGSYRDEAGGLRGEAELAADWARLAQQG
- a CDS encoding XRE family transcriptional regulator, which encodes MSEHPSPSDSLERYLGNTIRDLRQKHDLTIADVATLAGISRGMLSKIENAQTATSLDTLSRLASALGVSIATLFRGYDVRDGSAQLVKEGEGMEVVRRGTKRGHTYHLLAYDQGPTKVFEPFLITIDHESETFPIFEHPGTEFIYMLEGEIEYRHGQNTYQLSPGDALTFRGDIPHGPEKLLRCPIRFLSVLMYPGAME
- the purU gene encoding formyltetrahydrofolate deformylase, with amino-acid sequence MSRSHRYTLSLSCPDRVGVVAAVSGFLASHQGWITEANHHADAEAQRFFMRQEILADSLPFDLSTLRAHFAPIAAEFRMDWRISDSARKKRVVLLVSKQEHCLYDLLARWQSGDLDIDIPCVISNHDTFRRLVEWHGIPFHHVPVSADNKTAAYAEVARLFDAADGDVMVLARYMQILSPELCARYPGQILNIHHSFLPSFVGAKPYHQAYTRGVKLIGATCHYVTHELDQGPIIEQDVIRVDHSDAPEDLVRYGKDIEKAVLARGLRYHLEDRVLVHGNKTVVFR